Proteins from a single region of Limosilactobacillus fermentum:
- a CDS encoding metal-sulfur cluster assembly factor has product MEKEALTSQVLDALEDVIDPELGIDIVNLGLIYDVDVDDAGNCQINMTLTTPGCPLSDVLDRDIKEHAGAVEGVNQVTVNLVWYPVWTMDKMSRYAKIALGIGGI; this is encoded by the coding sequence ATGGAAAAAGAAGCATTAACCAGTCAGGTTCTCGACGCCTTAGAGGACGTCATTGACCCGGAACTGGGGATCGACATCGTCAACCTCGGCCTGATCTATGACGTCGACGTTGATGACGCGGGCAACTGCCAGATCAACATGACCCTGACCACCCCCGGCTGTCCCCTTTCCGACGTCTTGGACCGCGACATTAAAGAACACGCCGGTGCCGTCGAAGGGGTTAACCAGGTCACGGTTAACCTAGTCTGGTACCCAGTTTGGACGATGGATAAGATGTCTCGCTACGCCAAGATTGCCCTGGGGATCGGAGGGATCTAA
- a CDS encoding DMT family transporter — MNLISLLFSSISPILNKFSLVSLNAVVGGVLTSTFAATFNLILIMVTYKKVSIVKDKMVIILGATNAIGVLLQYIALSMLSPVTVTLIARIYLVYIFLLGGVFLKERIRGWDYVAIAACIAGSILVSSGRAQFDSWLGILCAFIYPFMYAANNVIAKYLVQDDHPADVLFFNHLVSALLLLVAGFLIPHTYTSVPLTGVAFNFGGAFFNGFLSLLLFYTSLKYITAGKANIVRALGPLIVIVYSYFFFPITINAQIICGALLLILATTIVTVKQAQVNE; from the coding sequence TTGAACCTGATTTCACTCCTTTTTTCTTCGATTTCACCGATCCTCAATAAGTTTTCACTGGTCAGCCTCAACGCCGTGGTGGGTGGGGTCTTGACCTCCACCTTTGCGGCCACCTTCAACCTGATTTTGATCATGGTGACCTACAAAAAGGTCTCGATCGTAAAGGACAAAATGGTTATCATTTTAGGGGCCACTAACGCGATCGGGGTCCTCTTGCAATATATTGCCCTGTCAATGCTCAGTCCGGTGACGGTCACCCTGATCGCCCGCATTTACCTAGTTTACATCTTCTTATTAGGCGGGGTCTTCTTAAAGGAACGGATCCGGGGCTGGGATTACGTCGCCATCGCCGCCTGCATTGCCGGCTCAATCTTGGTTTCCTCTGGGCGGGCGCAATTTGATTCCTGGCTCGGTATCCTCTGCGCCTTTATCTACCCGTTCATGTACGCGGCCAACAACGTGATTGCTAAGTACCTGGTTCAAGATGACCACCCAGCCGACGTCCTCTTTTTCAACCACTTGGTCTCGGCCCTGCTCTTGTTGGTGGCGGGCTTTTTGATCCCCCACACCTACACTAGCGTCCCACTAACCGGGGTTGCCTTTAACTTTGGGGGCGCCTTTTTCAACGGTTTCTTGTCGCTGTTACTCTTTTACACTAGCCTTAAGTACATCACAGCCGGTAAGGCGAACATTGTCCGGGCCCTGGGGCCGCTGATCGTGATTGTGTATTCCTACTTCTTCTTCCCCATCACCATCAACGCCCAGATTATCTGCGGAGCGCTGCTCTTGATTTTGGCCACCACGATCGTGACCGTCAAACAAGCCCAGGTAAATGAATAA
- a CDS encoding DUF438 domain-containing protein, giving the protein MTTSSVERQKAIVEILTFLHEGGDFDQAKEMFDAQFGSVDVSEITSAERQLIANGLNPMEIQNLCNVHAAVFKGSITNNAETPAFQKPGHPVNTLKLENKILTSLINDELLPVEKKWQQDGDNPAYLKRMQQALADLKTIDKHYARKENTIFPLMDKYCITAPPKVMWGVDDNIRGWIDHAYQLVTTEPLPDKYEIEAAIEKAAKEVMEMIFKEEDIMLPMLDEVATPTDWKMVRDDEEEIGYTLISPPLPWKPTEAELEEAANKPVNSTIAAELNKMALNLADQDDQVAAVKDAPTQHEKLSQPASSDDDHFFDLGSGSLNLKQLVAIFKTLPVDLTFVDHTDHVRWFSDNANRIFPRTNSVLGRAVVNCHPPKSVDKVEKILADFHSGKEDHAEFWINLHGERFIHIEYYALHDDQGQYLGCLEVSQDLNHVRSLTGERRL; this is encoded by the coding sequence ATGACAACTAGTTCCGTCGAACGCCAAAAAGCGATCGTTGAAATTCTCACCTTCCTCCATGAGGGTGGTGACTTTGATCAAGCAAAGGAAATGTTTGACGCCCAGTTTGGGAGCGTCGACGTCTCCGAAATTACTTCGGCCGAACGCCAACTAATTGCTAACGGCCTTAACCCAATGGAGATCCAAAACCTTTGTAACGTCCACGCCGCCGTTTTCAAAGGTTCGATCACCAATAACGCCGAGACCCCGGCCTTCCAAAAGCCCGGTCACCCCGTTAACACCCTCAAGCTGGAAAACAAGATCTTGACCTCTTTAATCAACGACGAGTTACTGCCGGTCGAAAAGAAGTGGCAACAAGACGGTGACAACCCGGCCTATTTAAAGCGGATGCAACAAGCGCTCGCCGACCTTAAAACAATTGATAAGCACTACGCCCGCAAGGAAAATACGATCTTTCCCCTGATGGATAAGTATTGCATCACCGCCCCGCCAAAGGTCATGTGGGGAGTCGATGATAACATCCGCGGTTGGATCGACCACGCCTACCAGTTGGTGACCACCGAGCCGCTACCGGACAAGTACGAAATCGAAGCGGCGATTGAAAAGGCCGCTAAAGAGGTCATGGAGATGATCTTCAAGGAAGAAGACATCATGTTGCCGATGCTAGACGAGGTCGCCACCCCGACCGACTGGAAGATGGTCAGAGACGACGAAGAAGAGATTGGCTACACCCTGATCTCTCCACCGCTACCGTGGAAACCGACCGAAGCGGAACTAGAAGAAGCGGCCAACAAGCCGGTTAATTCGACGATTGCTGCCGAATTGAACAAAATGGCCCTGAACCTGGCCGACCAAGACGACCAGGTTGCCGCCGTTAAGGACGCCCCTACTCAACACGAAAAGTTGTCCCAACCAGCTAGCAGCGACGATGACCACTTTTTTGACCTTGGTAGCGGTAGCCTCAACTTAAAGCAGTTGGTGGCGATCTTTAAAACCTTGCCGGTCGACCTCACCTTCGTTGACCACACCGATCACGTCCGCTGGTTTTCCGACAACGCCAACCGGATCTTCCCGCGGACCAATTCCGTCCTCGGCCGGGCGGTGGTCAACTGTCACCCGCCAAAGAGCGTTGATAAGGTAGAAAAGATCCTCGCCGATTTTCACTCCGGTAAGGAGGACCACGCCGAGTTTTGGATCAACCTGCACGGCGAGCGTTTCATCCACATCGAATATTACGCCTTACACGATGATCAAGGGCAATACCTCGGTTGCCTAGAGGTCAGCCAAGACCTCAACCACGTTCGTTCCTTAACCGGGGAACGGCGCCTGTAA
- a CDS encoding helix-turn-helix domain-containing protein, with amino-acid sequence MDVELFIKRRKQLGYSQVALSKGICTQSTLSKFEKDSQVPSLAILTRLCNRLGLTIDDLTRKDASSARYIRDTLDQVEEGLMIENFPQVSAGLNKLKIDQIMANKEKMRYFYLEGFNYVLTNQESSEILFSFTQILDELDERHQTIYSYLAYLGLGIYYTRHDSMERASFFFTKVTNYLKTLVNQMEDTGPHEDDLRVLAITYYLAEYQALIGKLKESNHLIHQGVSICARKHVTYFLPRLKVLETQNALDQGGDPKEIANLLNDALAFARLNRNNVVQVQVAALKKNYRKVLAN; translated from the coding sequence ATGGACGTAGAATTATTTATCAAACGGCGTAAACAGCTTGGTTATTCCCAGGTGGCCCTTAGTAAGGGGATCTGTACCCAGTCGACTTTGAGTAAGTTCGAAAAGGACAGCCAGGTACCGTCGCTAGCGATCTTAACCCGGTTATGTAATCGGCTGGGGCTAACGATCGATGACCTGACCAGAAAAGACGCCTCTTCTGCCCGCTACATCCGCGACACTTTGGACCAAGTGGAGGAGGGGTTAATGATCGAGAACTTCCCTCAGGTGTCAGCGGGGCTTAACAAGCTTAAGATTGATCAGATCATGGCTAACAAAGAAAAGATGCGTTACTTCTACTTGGAGGGCTTTAACTACGTTTTAACTAACCAGGAGAGTAGCGAGATCCTATTCTCCTTCACCCAGATTCTCGATGAACTGGACGAACGACACCAAACGATTTATTCGTACTTGGCTTACCTCGGGTTGGGGATTTACTACACCCGTCACGACTCAATGGAACGGGCCAGCTTCTTCTTCACTAAGGTCACCAACTACTTGAAGACCCTAGTGAACCAAATGGAAGATACTGGCCCCCACGAAGATGACTTACGGGTACTGGCGATTACCTACTACCTAGCTGAATATCAAGCCCTGATTGGTAAGCTCAAGGAAAGTAACCACTTGATTCACCAAGGGGTTAGCATCTGCGCACGTAAGCACGTTACGTACTTCTTGCCACGGCTAAAGGTGTTAGAGACTCAAAACGCCCTAGACCAAGGGGGCGACCCCAAAGAGATAGCGAACCTCTTGAATGATGCACTGGCCTTTGCCCGCCTGAACCGGAACAACGTGGTTCAGGTTCAAGTGGCTGCCCTAAAGAAAAACTACCGTAAAGTGTTAGCCAACTAA
- a CDS encoding molybdenum cofactor biosynthesis protein MoaE, whose product MYYLRISDEPLNVAELYAKLVDPKYGGIDMFVGTIRQWTGEIETERIVYSAYHPMAERQLEKLAEPIEQQGARVVIAHRTGELQLTEEAVFVGVAAAHRGDAFKWCQYLIDTLKQEVPIWKQEFDTDKVRWGE is encoded by the coding sequence ATGTATTATCTCAGGATTTCAGACGAACCCCTTAACGTTGCGGAACTCTACGCTAAATTGGTTGACCCCAAATACGGGGGCATCGACATGTTTGTCGGGACCATTCGCCAATGGACCGGAGAGATCGAAACGGAACGGATCGTTTACTCAGCCTACCACCCAATGGCTGAGCGACAGTTAGAAAAACTTGCTGAACCAATTGAACAACAGGGCGCCCGGGTGGTGATTGCCCACCGAACCGGCGAACTTCAGTTAACCGAAGAAGCCGTCTTTGTCGGTGTGGCAGCCGCTCACCGGGGCGACGCCTTTAAGTGGTGCCAATACCTAATTGATACCCTTAAGCAGGAAGTCCCAATTTGGAAGCAAGAATTCGACACTGATAAAGTGAGGTGGGGAGAATAA
- a CDS encoding MoaD/ThiS family protein, with the protein MKVTVKLFAFLGERLGPAVEIDVPKSVTQAALKDAVLELDPALEATLANSRVAVDQEFINEDVLQLSEASEVALIPPVSGG; encoded by the coding sequence ATGAAGGTAACTGTCAAACTGTTCGCCTTTTTGGGGGAGCGTCTTGGTCCTGCGGTAGAGATTGATGTACCTAAATCAGTCACGCAAGCCGCATTAAAAGATGCCGTACTAGAGCTAGATCCAGCCTTAGAAGCCACTTTGGCTAATAGCCGGGTGGCCGTTGATCAAGAATTCATCAACGAGGATGTTTTACAACTTAGTGAAGCAAGTGAAGTTGCATTGATTCCGCCGGTCAGTGGCGGTTAG
- a CDS encoding metal-sulfur cluster assembly factor yields MSADQNEGAPFSPIENKVMAALENVIDPELGIDLVNLGLIYDVQVYEEGKCLITMTLTTMGCPLGDLLNSEINKAVKSVDGITECDINLVWEPAWDMSKMSRFAKIALGIHG; encoded by the coding sequence ATGTCTGCTGATCAAAATGAGGGCGCCCCATTTTCACCGATCGAAAACAAGGTGATGGCCGCCTTAGAAAACGTAATTGACCCGGAACTCGGGATTGATCTGGTCAACCTAGGGTTAATTTATGACGTTCAAGTCTACGAAGAGGGTAAGTGTCTGATTACGATGACCCTGACGACGATGGGCTGCCCGCTCGGCGACCTGTTAAACAGCGAAATTAACAAGGCCGTTAAGTCAGTGGACGGGATTACTGAATGTGACATTAACCTGGTTTGGGAGCCGGCTTGGGACATGTCCAAGATGAGTCGGTTTGCTAAGATTGCTTTGGGGATTCACGGCTAG
- the moaA gene encoding GTP 3',8-cyclase MoaA, translating into MKKLYDQYERLHDYVRISITDRCNLRCVYCMPKEGLPFFPTDRVLSQDEIVQLITNFAQLGVHKVRITGGEPLLRTDVVDIVRRIKEIDGIEDVSITTNGLFLAKKAKALKEAGLDRLNISLDTFKPEVYKEITRGGNINQVLDGIATASALHFKKIKLNIVLIRGQNDDELLDFINYTKDHDVNVRFIEFMPIGNSLEDWKQEYVALDSVFDLCKQAGLDYHPIDLAGNGPSDNYQVEGYTGSFGLIHPISSKFCENCNRLRITADGYIKACLYWNEEINVRKLIYDFDAFKAGVQRALDNKPLNHEMAMKTTDRIIDKAPTWRHMSQIGG; encoded by the coding sequence ATGAAAAAGTTATATGACCAATATGAACGTTTGCACGACTACGTGCGGATTTCCATTACCGACCGTTGCAACCTGCGTTGTGTCTACTGCATGCCAAAAGAGGGGCTCCCCTTTTTTCCCACCGACCGGGTTTTATCCCAGGATGAAATCGTTCAGTTAATTACTAATTTTGCCCAGTTGGGTGTTCATAAGGTGCGGATTACCGGGGGCGAACCCCTCTTACGGACGGACGTGGTTGACATCGTGCGGCGCATTAAGGAAATTGACGGGATCGAAGACGTTTCCATCACCACGAACGGCCTATTCTTAGCAAAGAAGGCCAAGGCCTTAAAGGAAGCGGGGCTTGACCGGTTAAACATTTCCTTGGATACCTTCAAACCGGAGGTCTATAAGGAAATTACCCGGGGAGGAAACATTAACCAGGTTTTAGACGGGATTGCGACCGCTTCGGCACTACACTTTAAAAAGATTAAGCTTAACATTGTCTTAATTCGCGGCCAAAACGATGATGAGCTGCTTGACTTCATTAACTACACTAAGGACCACGATGTCAACGTCCGCTTTATCGAATTTATGCCAATTGGTAATTCCTTAGAGGACTGGAAGCAAGAATACGTTGCCCTGGATAGTGTTTTTGACCTGTGTAAGCAAGCGGGGCTGGATTACCACCCGATTGACTTAGCGGGCAACGGACCATCGGACAACTACCAAGTTGAGGGTTATACGGGAAGCTTTGGCTTAATTCACCCTATTTCTTCCAAATTTTGCGAGAATTGTAACCGATTGCGAATCACCGCCGATGGCTACATTAAGGCATGCCTCTACTGGAATGAAGAGATCAACGTTCGTAAACTGATCTACGATTTTGATGCCTTCAAGGCCGGCGTACAGCGGGCACTTGATAACAAGCCGCTCAACCACGAGATGGCCATGAAGACCACCGATCGGATCATTGATAAGGCGCCAACTTGGCGTCACATGAGTCAAATTGGAGGATAA
- a CDS encoding nitrate/nitrite transporter, giving the protein METTQQDVAHGSRLNAYTALILATLAMIVCFMSWSNFAPLAAQVGTMFHLSVASRTLLLATPVLLGSIARIPVGILSDKYGGKKVYIILMIFILIPLFMIPRVHSFGMLLFAALLVGMAGTSFAVGVSYASVWFPKEQQGLALGIVSMGNMGNAVAALTLPYISKSHGFTAVYNFLMILTVVIGVIFAIFCKEMPTNPNKTMGEALSVAKESSTWYLSLFYFLTFGLFVAFTNLTPLFLTGMFNYSQVTAGLYAALFAGVCTIIRPVGGFMADKMRPMMLLQWVFVAIIAFAILIMVSFKSQPLFIAGIVLVGLAAGVGNGVVFKMVPYVSQGNTGAVTGFVGAMGGLGGFFPPLVIGWIKEWTGSYELGIGLLVLTGVICLFALWHHFIRGDARIVK; this is encoded by the coding sequence ATGGAAACTACACAACAGGACGTGGCTCACGGGAGCCGTCTGAACGCTTATACTGCGTTAATTTTAGCCACCCTGGCCATGATCGTCTGCTTTATGTCCTGGTCAAACTTTGCCCCCTTAGCCGCCCAGGTTGGGACCATGTTCCACCTGAGTGTGGCTTCCAGAACCTTGCTGTTGGCGACGCCGGTGCTGTTAGGGTCGATCGCCCGGATTCCGGTGGGGATCTTATCGGATAAGTATGGTGGTAAGAAGGTTTACATCATCTTGATGATCTTCATCTTAATCCCGCTGTTCATGATTCCGCGGGTGCACTCCTTTGGGATGCTCCTTTTTGCGGCCCTCTTAGTCGGGATGGCCGGAACTTCCTTTGCCGTGGGGGTTTCCTACGCCTCAGTTTGGTTCCCCAAGGAACAACAGGGGCTAGCACTGGGGATCGTTTCGATGGGGAACATGGGGAACGCCGTGGCGGCCCTGACCCTGCCGTACATTTCCAAGTCCCACGGCTTTACCGCCGTTTACAATTTTTTGATGATCCTGACCGTTGTGATCGGGGTGATCTTCGCCATCTTCTGTAAGGAAATGCCAACTAACCCGAACAAGACGATGGGTGAGGCCCTGTCAGTGGCTAAGGAAAGTTCCACTTGGTATCTATCCTTGTTCTACTTCCTCACCTTCGGGCTCTTCGTGGCCTTTACTAACCTGACGCCGCTCTTTTTAACCGGGATGTTTAATTACTCTCAGGTGACGGCCGGCCTTTACGCCGCCCTCTTTGCCGGGGTCTGCACCATTATTCGTCCGGTCGGTGGTTTCATGGCCGACAAGATGCGGCCGATGATGCTTTTGCAATGGGTCTTTGTGGCCATTATTGCCTTTGCAATCCTAATTATGGTAAGCTTTAAGTCACAACCACTCTTTATCGCCGGGATTGTCCTAGTTGGGCTCGCCGCTGGGGTTGGTAACGGGGTTGTCTTTAAGATGGTTCCGTACGTTTCCCAGGGTAACACCGGGGCCGTAACGGGCTTCGTTGGTGCAATGGGGGGCCTTGGTGGTTTCTTCCCACCACTGGTCATCGGTTGGATCAAGGAATGGACGGGCTCTTACGAACTCGGGATCGGCTTGTTAGTCTTGACCGGTGTAATTTGTCTGTTCGCATTATGGCACCACTTCATTCGCGGTGATGCACGTATCGTTAAGTAA
- a CDS encoding NAD(P)/FAD-dependent oxidoreductase yields the protein MKKVVVLGAGYAGLKVVHELQKRANGQVEITLVDKNNYHYEATALHEVAAGTLPPSKISYPVADIIKPAVTTFIQDEVTGFDLDDKTVSLKNHDALSYDYLVIALGFVSETFGVEGAEEYALPMANLEQAEAIHTHILKMMDEYKKTQDPDYLKLIVCGAGFTGIELAGVLADGRKEYADRAGVNPSQIKIEVVEASTRLLPMFSEKLANYGVNVVKGLGVELVTGARIQKVEPDKITYTMGKDEEETTGTTTGKTIIWTTGVSGSPIVQADEALKARRGRSIPTDHLTVEGYDDAYIIGDVAAVMPPEGGRPYPTTAQIALGMGKYVAEDLANRIKNGSQLAKPFVYKSLGTVASVGNTRAFGEAMGHEYRGYVASALKKMIANESLYRVGGVGQVLRNGRFDLYH from the coding sequence ATGAAGAAAGTTGTTGTTTTAGGGGCCGGCTACGCAGGTCTGAAGGTCGTTCACGAATTACAAAAGCGCGCCAACGGACAGGTAGAAATCACCCTCGTTGATAAGAACAACTACCACTACGAAGCAACTGCACTTCACGAAGTTGCAGCTGGGACCTTGCCACCAAGCAAGATCAGCTACCCGGTAGCCGACATCATCAAGCCAGCAGTGACCACCTTCATCCAAGATGAAGTAACCGGTTTTGACTTGGACGATAAGACGGTTAGCTTAAAGAACCACGACGCTTTAAGTTACGACTACTTGGTAATTGCCCTGGGCTTTGTTTCTGAAACCTTTGGGGTGGAAGGGGCCGAAGAATACGCCCTGCCGATGGCCAACCTCGAACAAGCCGAAGCCATCCACACCCACATCTTAAAGATGATGGATGAATACAAGAAGACCCAGGATCCAGACTACCTCAAGCTGATTGTTTGTGGGGCCGGCTTTACCGGGATTGAATTGGCCGGTGTCCTCGCCGACGGGCGTAAGGAATATGCCGACCGTGCTGGGGTTAACCCATCCCAAATTAAGATCGAAGTGGTGGAAGCTTCCACCCGCTTGTTACCAATGTTCTCCGAGAAGTTGGCTAACTACGGGGTTAACGTTGTTAAGGGACTCGGGGTGGAACTGGTCACTGGCGCCCGGATCCAAAAGGTAGAACCGGACAAGATTACCTACACGATGGGTAAGGACGAAGAAGAAACCACTGGTACCACGACCGGGAAGACAATCATCTGGACGACTGGGGTTTCCGGTAGCCCAATCGTCCAAGCCGATGAAGCCTTGAAGGCGCGGCGTGGTCGTTCCATTCCAACTGACCACTTAACCGTTGAAGGATACGACGATGCTTACATCATCGGTGACGTCGCCGCCGTGATGCCACCAGAAGGCGGACGCCCATACCCAACCACGGCCCAAATTGCGCTGGGAATGGGTAAGTACGTGGCTGAAGACCTCGCTAACCGGATCAAGAACGGCAGCCAACTGGCCAAACCATTCGTATACAAGTCCTTAGGGACGGTTGCTTCCGTTGGGAACACCCGGGCCTTTGGGGAAGCAATGGGTCACGAATACCGTGGTTACGTAGCTTCTGCCCTCAAGAAGATGATTGCCAACGAATCCCTTTACCGGGTAGGGGGCGTTGGTCAAGTCCTTCGTAACGGGCGTTTTGACCTGTACCACTAG
- a CDS encoding ABC transporter ATP-binding protein, which yields MTLLNVNQLHFAYGDRTIFDQVSFDLEPGQIMTILGPNGVGKSTLLSCLTNQLKEANGQININDRPLDSWTPKDLAQHMALVPQDYRSGSHLTVIDYLTTARAPYLGLGQVPNGKDEQLAIDVLEDLGIKQLLHRRLPTLSGGQMQLVAIARALVQEPELLILDEPMAALDLGRQRQVLKIVQQLAKRGVAIILTTHIPNQALLLNDQVGLLFPGGGFLAGHCQEIISSDRLEKLYHCPVKVVYVPELGRSICEMC from the coding sequence ATGACCCTCTTAAACGTCAACCAGCTCCACTTTGCCTACGGGGACCGAACGATTTTCGATCAGGTCAGCTTTGACTTAGAACCGGGGCAAATTATGACCATTCTCGGTCCAAATGGGGTCGGTAAGTCAACTTTGCTCTCCTGCCTAACCAACCAACTCAAGGAAGCAAACGGGCAAATCAACATTAATGACCGGCCGCTCGACTCTTGGACCCCCAAGGACCTGGCTCAACACATGGCCCTAGTTCCCCAGGACTACCGATCAGGGTCCCACCTAACCGTGATTGATTACTTAACCACCGCCCGGGCCCCTTACCTCGGGCTCGGTCAGGTTCCTAACGGTAAGGATGAACAACTCGCCATTGACGTCTTAGAAGACCTGGGTATTAAACAGCTGCTCCACCGCCGCTTACCCACCCTGTCCGGGGGGCAGATGCAACTAGTGGCGATTGCCCGGGCCCTGGTTCAGGAACCGGAACTTTTGATCCTCGATGAACCAATGGCGGCGTTGGACTTAGGACGCCAACGCCAAGTTTTAAAGATTGTTCAACAACTCGCAAAAAGGGGCGTTGCAATAATTTTAACAACTCACATTCCCAACCAAGCACTACTCTTAAATGACCAGGTCGGCCTCCTCTTCCCAGGGGGGGGATTCCTTGCTGGACATTGTCAGGAGATAATTAGCAGCGATCGTCTAGAAAAACTCTATCATTGCCCAGTTAAGGTGGTTTATGTCCCAGAATTGGGACGATCAATTTGTGAAATGTGCTAA
- a CDS encoding flavodoxin domain-containing protein: MYATISGHNLELADYLQEQVASWPLAVMTADAAVAELPTGPLFFCPATYGAGELTDDGDLFLTDLTSSPLNGQPFWVVGIGDQCYGDDFGAAILHADQVLRAAGGNQLAAPMIIDYELDDLAKDTLKKPLAQIKETLLDKP, translated from the coding sequence ATCTACGCCACCATTTCCGGTCATAACTTGGAACTAGCCGACTACCTGCAAGAACAGGTAGCTTCGTGGCCGCTTGCAGTCATGACCGCCGACGCTGCCGTTGCTGAGCTCCCCACCGGTCCACTCTTTTTTTGCCCCGCTACGTATGGTGCGGGTGAACTAACGGACGACGGTGACCTCTTTTTAACCGACCTCACTAGTAGCCCTTTAAACGGTCAACCATTTTGGGTCGTGGGAATTGGTGATCAATGTTACGGCGATGACTTTGGCGCCGCCATCCTTCACGCCGACCAGGTTCTAAGGGCGGCCGGAGGTAACCAACTGGCTGCCCCCATGATCATTGATTATGAACTCGATGACCTTGCCAAGGACACACTTAAAAAGCCCCTCGCACAAATAAAGGAGACCCTTCTTGATAAACCGTAA
- a CDS encoding FecCD family ABC transporter permease yields the protein MINRKSTYLTLIVALLLLVPLALIALSIGRMQLSLGQTWAGLIDPKHNALYANILYDIRLPRVLGAMVIGAALASSGIAFQNLFNNPLVSPDLLGVSNGAAVGAALAILLNSNLWVVQGFALIGGILAVSITVLIPRLVGQGGTLILVLSGIIISGFMQAALGLLKYLADPDSQLQSIVYWQLGSIAKLDIPSLLAALPMMIIGFIILIFFRWHLTIMSLGGQTAASQGINIERERLVIILAATLLTAGAVCLAGTIGWIGLVVPHIARRLIGDNARFALPLAAIFGAAFLLVIDTLARTMSAGEIPLSILTGFIGTPVFIYILAHRKDLIQ from the coding sequence TTGATAAACCGTAAGTCAACCTATTTAACCTTAATTGTGGCCCTGTTGCTACTCGTGCCACTCGCCTTAATCGCCCTGTCAATCGGGCGAATGCAACTAAGCCTTGGCCAAACTTGGGCGGGTTTAATCGACCCCAAACATAACGCCTTATACGCCAATATTTTATATGATATCCGGCTTCCCCGAGTTCTCGGGGCGATGGTGATCGGGGCGGCCCTAGCCAGCTCTGGGATCGCCTTTCAAAACCTCTTCAATAACCCCTTGGTTTCCCCCGACCTATTAGGAGTTTCCAACGGGGCAGCGGTTGGTGCCGCCCTAGCAATCCTCTTAAACAGCAACCTCTGGGTGGTGCAAGGGTTTGCCCTAATTGGTGGAATTCTGGCCGTTTCAATCACCGTCTTAATTCCCCGCTTAGTTGGCCAAGGAGGCACCCTCATTTTGGTCCTCTCCGGGATCATTATCTCCGGGTTTATGCAAGCCGCCCTTGGTCTGTTAAAGTACTTAGCCGATCCAGACTCCCAATTGCAAAGCATTGTTTACTGGCAGTTGGGGAGCATCGCTAAATTAGACATTCCGAGCCTGCTGGCCGCTTTACCAATGATGATCATTGGTTTTATCATCCTAATTTTCTTCCGTTGGCACCTCACCATCATGTCTTTGGGTGGTCAAACGGCCGCCTCGCAGGGAATTAACATTGAACGCGAACGGTTAGTAATCATCTTGGCGGCCACCTTGCTGACGGCCGGGGCGGTCTGTTTAGCCGGAACCATTGGTTGGATTGGCCTAGTGGTTCCCCACATTGCCCGGCGCCTGATTGGGGATAACGCTCGTTTCGCCCTGCCGCTTGCCGCGATCTTCGGTGCCGCCTTCCTGCTAGTCATTGATACCCTAGCCCGGACCATGTCGGCCGGGGAAATTCCGCTTTCGATCCTGACCGGTTTCATTGGCACCCCCGTCTTCATCTACATCCTCGCTCACAGAAAGGACCTAATTCAATGA
- a CDS encoding DUF1858 domain-containing protein: MKVIDFNLPIKQLADQYDDFVPLMVELGFTKIKIPGMLESVGRLVNLNKGCRAMGIDKDKVVATFRDHGFEVINHDN, encoded by the coding sequence ATGAAAGTAATCGATTTTAACCTGCCCATCAAACAGCTGGCCGATCAGTACGATGATTTTGTCCCGTTGATGGTCGAACTGGGCTTTACCAAGATCAAAATCCCCGGAATGCTCGAATCGGTTGGTCGCCTGGTGAACTTAAATAAGGGCTGCCGAGCGATGGGGATCGACAAGGACAAGGTAGTGGCGACCTTTCGTGACCACGGTTTTGAGGTGATCAATCATGACAACTAG